Proteins found in one Mucilaginibacter gracilis genomic segment:
- a CDS encoding phosphoribosyltransferase family protein: protein MPDKKILVLNKQQIQQKIDRMAYQVLEDNLDEDDIIIAGILPRGNFVAERLKLILDGIAPFKSKLITLDLDKNSSSLKAKINVDIEECTNKVIILVDDVLSSGKTLAYGLGVFLDVPLKKMRTLVLIDRNHKIFPIATDFTGIALSTVLKEHVDVVLNEPGEEDAVYLR from the coding sequence ATGCCCGATAAAAAGATCCTCGTATTAAACAAACAGCAGATACAGCAAAAAATTGACCGTATGGCTTACCAGGTTTTAGAAGATAACCTGGACGAGGACGACATTATTATAGCCGGTATACTGCCCCGTGGCAACTTTGTAGCCGAAAGGTTAAAACTTATTTTAGATGGCATTGCGCCATTTAAAAGCAAACTGATTACACTCGATTTGGATAAAAACAGCTCGTCGCTCAAAGCAAAAATAAATGTTGACATAGAGGAATGTACCAATAAGGTTATTATTTTGGTTGACGATGTATTGAGCAGCGGTAAAACACTGGCCTATGGTTTAGGTGTATTTTTAGATGTTCCGCTAAAAAAGATGCGGACTTTGGTACTGATAGACCGTAACCACAAAATATTCCCGATAGCTACCGATTTTACCGGCATAGCACTATCAACAGTACTAAAGGAGCATGTTGATGTGGTACTTAATGAACCCGGCGAAGAGGACGCAGTTTATTTGAGGTAG
- a CDS encoding shikimate kinase, with translation MLPHTPSQSNQNLGLIFLVGFMGCGKTTLGRKLANRLGYEFIDLDEVLEMQEEITIAEYFSKHGEGSFRQLESQLLKQTKYPENAIVSTGGGLPCFFDNMDWMNQNGKTFYVKLSPKTLAERLENGKAERPLLREKHGDELVEFIREKLVEREVFYNRATFVVEGLSLNAEKAADIIKA, from the coding sequence ATGTTACCTCATACCCCTTCACAAAGCAATCAAAACTTAGGCTTAATTTTCCTTGTAGGTTTTATGGGCTGCGGCAAAACTACCCTGGGCCGCAAACTGGCCAACCGTTTAGGGTACGAATTTATTGATTTAGACGAAGTGCTGGAAATGCAAGAGGAGATAACCATTGCCGAATACTTTAGCAAGCACGGCGAAGGCAGTTTTCGGCAATTAGAATCGCAATTGTTAAAGCAAACCAAATATCCTGAAAATGCCATCGTATCAACAGGCGGGGGCTTACCTTGCTTTTTTGATAATATGGATTGGATGAACCAAAATGGCAAAACCTTTTATGTTAAACTATCGCCTAAAACATTGGCTGAACGATTGGAAAACGGTAAGGCCGAACGCCCGTTACTTCGTGAAAAGCATGGCGATGAGCTTGTAGAGTTTATACGCGAAAAGCTGGTTGAACGCGAGGTGTTTTATAACCGGGCCACCTTTGTAGTTGAGGGCCTAAGCCTCAATGCCGAAAAGGCCGCAGACATCATCAAAGCTTAA
- a CDS encoding ABC transporter permease: MLNYALRKLGYGLAVMLGVVVVVFFLFNVLPVDPARMTQGQRADVQSLQAVRKEFGLDKSIPMQFAYYLNDLLPISIHGNNAEEKSRYHYVKLLPVSKNNVLALKWPYLRRSYQTRKDVSATLLDVIPNTLILATAAMIFATLIGILLGVICAVNKNTWIDKLSVGFSIIGVSAPSFFAGILIAWVFGFVLSKYTGLNMSGSLYSYDPFKGEVLTLKNLILPMITLGLRPLAIIVQLTRSAMLDVLGQDYIRTARAKGLNDTAIVYKHALKNALNPVVTAIASWFASLLAGSFFVEYIFGYNGLGKATVNALDTSDFPVVMGSILFIALIFVVINILVDLLYAVIDPRVKLV; the protein is encoded by the coding sequence ATGCTAAACTATGCCCTGCGTAAATTAGGTTACGGACTGGCGGTAATGCTGGGTGTGGTGGTAGTGGTGTTTTTTTTGTTTAACGTACTCCCGGTTGACCCGGCGAGGATGACGCAGGGGCAGCGGGCCGATGTGCAATCGTTACAAGCGGTGCGTAAGGAGTTTGGTTTAGATAAATCCATCCCGATGCAGTTTGCTTATTACCTTAACGATTTATTGCCCATAAGCATACACGGCAATAATGCTGAAGAGAAAAGCCGTTACCATTATGTAAAGCTGTTACCTGTTTCAAAGAATAATGTTTTGGCACTTAAATGGCCCTACCTTCGCCGATCATACCAAACCCGTAAGGATGTATCGGCCACGCTGTTGGATGTGATACCAAACACATTAATACTGGCAACCGCAGCCATGATATTTGCTACCTTGATAGGCATATTGCTTGGCGTAATATGCGCAGTTAATAAAAATACCTGGATTGATAAATTATCAGTTGGCTTCTCCATCATCGGCGTTTCGGCACCGTCGTTTTTCGCGGGGATATTGATAGCCTGGGTTTTTGGCTTTGTGCTGAGTAAATACACCGGGCTCAATATGTCGGGCAGTTTATATAGTTACGATCCCTTTAAGGGCGAAGTACTTACCCTAAAGAATTTAATTTTACCCATGATTACTTTGGGCTTGCGCCCCCTGGCAATTATTGTGCAGCTAACCCGCAGCGCCATGCTGGATGTTTTAGGGCAAGACTATATACGAACTGCCCGGGCAAAAGGCTTAAATGATACAGCCATAGTTTACAAACACGCGCTTAAAAACGCTTTAAACCCTGTTGTAACGGCCATAGCATCGTGGTTTGCATCGTTATTGGCGGGTTCGTTTTTTGTAGAATACATTTTTGGCTACAACGGCCTGGGCAAAGCCACGGTTAATGCTTTAGATACGTCCGACTTTCCGGTGGTAATGGGCTCCATATTGTTTATTGCTTTAATTTTTGTGGTGATTAACATTTTGGTTGATCTGCTTTATGCTGTTATTGACCCCCGGGTAAAGCTGGTGTGA
- a CDS encoding BT_3928 family protein — protein MKDIHNNKNTLNKLPLHGAVGAGLWACRILVGVLFIFSGLIKANDPLGFSYKLEEYFEVFHMTFFSHFSVSMAIFLCALEMFFGFALLIGAYSKQIAWGLLLLIIFFTFLTFYSAVFHVVQTCGCFGDAIVLTPWQSFGKDIVLFVLIIGLFINRDKIHPLIKNSNAEKGVVIIATILSFGAGIYTYNFLPVMDFLAYKVGANILDEMKTPPGAKPDEYEMTYHLKNKKTRELKTMSSTEYIKSNIWKDTNWQIQGEPESKLIKKGFSPKIVDLTINDAQGSDYTHELLSNPFYNVIIVAYNLDKTNVAAIGKLNALALNLTQNYNIRTVLLTSNSAKDAEAFSKANHFFSEIFYADEVPLKSMVRANPGVLLMKNGTIINKWHFNTVPTYDNIVNQYLDKH, from the coding sequence ATGAAAGACATACATAATAATAAGAATACGTTAAATAAGCTCCCCCTTCACGGGGCGGTGGGGGCTGGGCTATGGGCATGCCGCATATTGGTGGGTGTGCTATTCATTTTTTCGGGACTAATAAAGGCTAACGACCCGCTTGGCTTTTCGTATAAGCTGGAAGAGTATTTTGAGGTGTTTCATATGACCTTCTTCAGCCATTTTTCGGTTAGTATGGCCATATTTTTATGCGCCCTCGAAATGTTTTTTGGCTTTGCCTTGCTCATAGGTGCTTACAGTAAACAAATTGCGTGGGGGCTTTTGCTGCTCATTATATTTTTTACCTTCCTCACGTTTTATTCGGCTGTTTTCCATGTGGTGCAAACCTGTGGTTGCTTTGGCGATGCTATTGTGCTAACACCCTGGCAGTCGTTTGGTAAAGATATTGTGCTGTTTGTACTCATTATAGGCTTGTTTATCAATCGCGATAAAATACATCCGCTAATTAAAAATTCAAATGCCGAAAAGGGTGTGGTTATTATCGCTACTATACTATCATTTGGTGCTGGCATATACACCTATAACTTTTTACCTGTGATGGACTTTTTGGCCTACAAAGTGGGTGCAAATATTTTAGACGAGATGAAAACGCCTCCCGGTGCCAAGCCCGATGAGTATGAGATGACCTACCACCTCAAAAACAAAAAGACCCGCGAGCTTAAAACCATGAGCAGTACCGAGTATATAAAAAGCAACATCTGGAAAGATACCAACTGGCAAATACAAGGTGAACCCGAAAGTAAACTGATAAAAAAGGGCTTTTCCCCTAAAATTGTTGACCTTACCATTAACGATGCACAAGGCAGCGATTATACGCACGAACTGTTGTCAAATCCCTTTTACAACGTAATTATTGTAGCCTACAACCTGGATAAAACCAATGTTGCCGCTATTGGCAAGCTCAATGCGCTGGCTCTTAACTTAACGCAAAATTACAATATCCGCACGGTGCTGCTAACATCCAACTCAGCTAAAGATGCCGAGGCATTTAGTAAGGCCAATCATTTTTTTAGTGAGATATTTTACGCCGATGAGGTGCCACTTAAAAGCATGGTACGCGCAAACCCCGGTGTACTGTTGATGAAAAACGGCACCATAATAAATAAATGGCACTTTAATACCGTGCCTACTTATGATAACATTGTTAACCAATATTTGGACAAACATTAA
- a CDS encoding DUF1599 domain-containing protein, translated as MANTAQEYEAVIKVCRELFLKKTRDYGTAWRVLRPESVTDQIFIKAQRIRTLEEKKVSMVGDDVIGEYIGIINYCVIAMMQLELRPDAPMELSAEEVSKLYDLKVTETEELMFAKNHDYGEAWRDMRISSLTDLILMKLLRVKQIEDNKGLTVASEGVKANYQDMLNYAVFALIKSPPTP; from the coding sequence TTGGCAAATACAGCACAAGAATACGAAGCAGTTATAAAAGTTTGCAGGGAGCTTTTTTTGAAGAAAACCCGCGATTACGGTACAGCCTGGCGGGTACTGCGTCCCGAATCTGTAACCGACCAGATCTTTATCAAGGCACAGCGCATCCGCACGCTCGAAGAAAAAAAGGTATCGATGGTGGGCGACGATGTGATAGGCGAATACATTGGCATTATTAACTATTGCGTTATCGCGATGATGCAGTTAGAATTAAGGCCCGATGCGCCAATGGAACTATCGGCAGAGGAAGTTAGCAAGCTTTACGACCTGAAAGTTACCGAAACCGAGGAACTGATGTTTGCCAAAAACCACGACTATGGCGAAGCCTGGCGCGATATGCGGATAAGCTCGTTAACGGATTTGATACTCATGAAGCTGCTTCGCGTAAAGCAAATTGAAGATAACAAGGGTTTAACCGTGGCTTCCGAAGGGGTAAAGGCCAATTACCAGGATATGCTTAACTACGCGGTTTTTGCGTTGATTAAGAGCCCCCCAACCCCCTAA
- the folP gene encoding dihydropteroate synthase: protein MAKDTFFRKNTTLNVAGKLISLQQPKVMGIINITPDSFYADSRKTTTEAALLQAEKMLSDGAHILDIGAYSSRPGATDISVQEETDRLLPAVEAIVSRFPDAVLSIDTFRSSVAKQAIASGAHIINDISGGTLDDQMFTTAAKLQVPYILMHMRGNPQNMVKQAQYDDVFADVFDYFTTQYHTLKTLGVHDIIIDPGFGFAKQQAHNYTLMQRLQEFNRLGLPILVGVSRKRMVYQATGGTAAEALNGTTALNTIALTKGANILRVHDVKEAVEAVKIWQLCDAPLEINTEI, encoded by the coding sequence ATGGCTAAAGATACGTTTTTCCGCAAAAACACAACCCTTAACGTAGCAGGTAAATTAATAAGCCTGCAACAGCCAAAGGTAATGGGCATTATCAACATTACGCCCGATTCGTTTTATGCCGATAGCCGCAAAACAACCACCGAAGCAGCCCTGCTGCAAGCCGAAAAAATGCTGTCCGATGGTGCCCATATACTCGATATTGGCGCCTATTCATCGCGCCCCGGCGCAACCGATATATCTGTACAGGAAGAAACCGACCGGCTGCTCCCCGCCGTGGAAGCTATTGTGAGCCGTTTTCCGGATGCTGTTTTATCTATCGATACGTTCCGTTCGTCCGTAGCAAAGCAAGCTATTGCATCCGGTGCGCACATCATTAATGATATATCCGGCGGTACTTTAGACGACCAAATGTTTACCACCGCTGCCAAACTACAGGTACCCTATATTTTGATGCACATGCGCGGAAACCCGCAAAACATGGTTAAACAAGCACAGTACGATGACGTTTTTGCCGATGTCTTCGACTATTTTACAACCCAATACCACACCCTAAAAACACTCGGAGTACATGATATAATTATCGACCCTGGCTTTGGCTTCGCTAAACAACAGGCACATAACTACACCCTAATGCAACGCCTGCAAGAGTTTAACCGCCTTGGCCTGCCCATACTAGTAGGCGTATCGCGCAAGCGTATGGTTTACCAGGCAACAGGCGGTACCGCCGCCGAAGCACTAAATGGCACCACCGCACTCAACACCATTGCCCTAACCAAAGGAGCCAATATACTGCGTGTTCACGATGTTAAAGAAGCCGTTGAAGCGGTAAAGATATGGCAGTTATGCGATGCGCCTTTAGAGATAAATACCGAAATATAA